One Planctomycetia bacterium DNA segment encodes these proteins:
- a CDS encoding 1-deoxy-D-xylulose-5-phosphate reductoisomerase, whose amino-acid sequence MTTQVAVLGSTGSIGRNTLEVIAASAGRLRAVALTAFANTELLLRQACEFRPRWVVAADAEAAKRTDWSSLPPECELLVGSDAVPRIASESAVDVVVTAIVGSAGLRGTWAALEAGKKVALANKETLVMAGGLAMRLAAERGAVIIPVDSEHSAVFQALQAGRRHEVRRIVLTASGGPFRNYTLEQLSTVTVADALAHPTWNMGRKITVDSATMMNKALEIIEARWLFDLTSDRIGVAIHPQSVVHSMVEYVDGSVVAQLSPPDMKLPIQYALTYPDRLPGPAAKIDWTAPQKLEFFPPDTTRFPALELGLEAARSGGTTGAVLNAANEAAVAQFLAGEIKFTDIVPACRSVLDSHNYEPQPTLDRLIESDRWARQEIANWICH is encoded by the coding sequence ATGACCACGCAAGTCGCCGTTCTCGGATCGACCGGGAGTATCGGACGCAACACCCTCGAGGTGATCGCAGCATCCGCAGGGCGTTTGCGCGCAGTAGCACTGACGGCGTTCGCGAACACCGAACTGTTGCTCCGCCAAGCTTGCGAATTCCGCCCGCGCTGGGTCGTAGCTGCCGATGCCGAGGCCGCGAAGCGAACCGATTGGTCGTCGTTGCCGCCGGAATGCGAGTTGCTCGTCGGGTCCGACGCCGTTCCTCGTATCGCCTCCGAATCGGCTGTCGATGTCGTCGTCACCGCGATCGTCGGCAGCGCCGGGCTGCGCGGTACCTGGGCTGCGCTCGAAGCCGGTAAAAAGGTCGCCTTAGCGAACAAAGAGACCCTGGTCATGGCCGGCGGACTCGCCATGAGGCTTGCCGCCGAACGTGGCGCCGTGATCATTCCCGTCGACAGCGAGCACAGCGCCGTCTTCCAAGCCTTGCAAGCCGGCCGACGCCATGAAGTTCGCAGAATCGTGCTGACTGCCAGCGGCGGCCCCTTTCGCAACTACACGCTCGAACAGCTTTCGACCGTAACCGTAGCCGACGCTTTAGCGCATCCCACCTGGAATATGGGCCGCAAGATCACGGTCGATTCGGCAACGATGATGAACAAGGCTCTCGAAATCATCGAGGCCCGTTGGTTGTTCGACCTTACGAGCGACCGGATCGGCGTGGCGATCCATCCTCAGTCGGTGGTGCATTCGATGGTCGAGTATGTAGATGGCTCGGTCGTCGCGCAGCTCAGCCCGCCGGATATGAAGCTGCCGATCCAATATGCGCTCACGTATCCGGATCGTCTGCCCGGTCCTGCCGCTAAAATCGATTGGACCGCACCTCAAAAGCTCGAATTCTTTCCCCCCGACACGACCCGCTTCCCGGCTTTGGAACTAGGCTTGGAAGCGGCCCGTAGCGGCGGCACGACCGGTGCCGTGCTGAATGCGGCGAACGAAGCGGCGGTCGCGCAGTTTCTTGCCGGTGAAATCAAGTTCACCGATATCGTCCCGGCGTGTCGCAGCGTGCTGGACTCTCACAATTACGAACCGCAACCGACGCTCGACCGGCTCATCGAGTCCGATCGTTGGGCTCGACAGGAGATCGCGAATTGGATTTGCCATTAG
- a CDS encoding DUF2071 domain-containing protein, which yields MNDSTSTPPAAPTRADRLRLRERPQRRSAMRQSWRSLLFAHWRVDPDRIQRTLPKGLYVDTFDGSAYIGVVPFFMRNIRPWWFPCLPGLSNFLELNVRTYVYDAAGTPGVWFYSLDCNQPLAVWGARKFYHLPYRHAAMSAPQLGATISYASRVARSELHCNVRYTLDSNEREAVPGSLDFFLIERYVLFAESRHGEPFSGQVYHRPYPIVAASIADWDCNLFTTQDFGIDGSKPELLCGSHGVDVEVFGLQHATEG from the coding sequence ATGAACGATTCGACATCGACCCCACCTGCCGCTCCGACGCGCGCCGATCGCTTACGCCTGCGCGAACGACCGCAACGAAGATCTGCGATGCGGCAGTCTTGGCGCTCGTTGCTGTTCGCCCATTGGCGCGTCGATCCCGATCGGATTCAACGAACTCTGCCCAAGGGTCTTTATGTCGACACGTTCGACGGCTCGGCTTATATCGGCGTCGTCCCGTTCTTCATGCGCAACATCCGCCCTTGGTGGTTCCCTTGTCTTCCCGGGCTGTCGAACTTCCTCGAACTCAATGTCCGAACCTATGTCTATGATGCCGCGGGAACTCCGGGCGTTTGGTTCTACTCACTCGATTGCAATCAGCCGCTCGCGGTGTGGGGAGCGAGAAAGTTTTATCATCTCCCGTATCGACATGCCGCGATGAGCGCTCCACAGCTCGGCGCCACGATCTCTTATGCATCGCGCGTCGCGCGATCGGAGCTCCATTGCAACGTGCGCTACACGCTCGACAGCAACGAGCGCGAAGCGGTTCCCGGCTCGCTCGATTTCTTCCTGATCGAACGCTATGTGCTGTTCGCGGAGAGCCGACACGGAGAGCCATTCTCGGGCCAAGTCTACCATCGACCCTATCCAATCGTGGCCGCAAGCATCGCCGATTGGGATTGCAATCTTTTTACGACGCAGGACTTCGGCATCGACGGCTCAAAACCGGAACTCCTATGCGGTTCGCATGGAGTCGACGTCGAAGTCTTCGGGTTGCAACACGCTACCGAAGGATGA
- a CDS encoding cupin domain-containing protein, translated as MPTFIPGPKVVAAAGNLPKRIEEFIGRANSGTASVSVARMVSPAGWVEPGQTPEFDEYTLVLKGTLHVKTREGEIKIAAGQAIITHGGEWIQYSTPGTEGAEYVAVCLPAFSPGTVHRDA; from the coding sequence ATGCCTACGTTCATACCCGGCCCGAAGGTCGTAGCGGCGGCAGGAAATCTTCCGAAACGGATCGAAGAGTTCATCGGTCGAGCCAACTCGGGCACGGCTTCCGTCAGCGTGGCGCGCATGGTCAGTCCGGCGGGTTGGGTCGAGCCGGGACAAACGCCGGAATTCGACGAATACACGCTCGTCTTAAAAGGGACGTTGCACGTCAAGACGCGCGAAGGAGAGATCAAGATCGCCGCCGGGCAGGCGATCATTACCCACGGCGGTGAATGGATCCAGTACAGCACGCCGGGCACGGAAGGTGCCGAATACGTTGCCGTTTGCTTGCCGGCCTTTTCGCCGGGCACCGTGCATCGCGATGCGTGA
- the ftsH gene encoding ATP-dependent zinc metalloprotease FtsH yields MEVTGTVTMESIEPAGDAERNVTFHTGRYGFDNDNGTLMKLFMDNGFHDVSAEGQPHPIKQYLPMIILTGLMLLFIFIAMRRLSGAGSPMSFGRSRGKMYAQEDIGVTFEEVAGIDEAVEELREVVEFLKSPEKFQRLGARIPKGVLLIGPPGTGKTLLAKAIAGEAGVPFYSLSGSDFVEMFVGVGAARVRDMFQQAEAKSPCIIFIDELDALGKTRGGNIVGGNDEREQTLNALLVEMDGFVSNNGVIVLAATNRPETLDPALLRPGRFDRQVVVDRPDVRGREKILNVHVHGVKLDETVDLKMVAKVTSGLAGADLANLVNEAALLAARKGKTSVGMDEFNEGIDRVTSGMEKKHRVIQADEKQRMAYHEAGHALAAYSLPNTYPVHRVSIIPRGLNALASVIMRPEEDRYMTTHAELESYLQILLAGTMTEEMIFNDVSTGAQNDLERASGIARSMVMDFGMSRLGRVTYRASNRSPFIASSRDMANDHTISEKTAREIDEEVKRIISAAIEGVQHILTTRKAALVAVAERVLEKEVIDGAELKQIVEANSTGPFLMPGTEGRRYTSTAPREVPPVARDLIEPPQLLDDRSQGQG; encoded by the coding sequence ATGGAAGTCACCGGCACCGTAACGATGGAGTCGATCGAGCCCGCCGGCGATGCCGAGAGGAACGTGACGTTCCATACCGGTCGTTACGGGTTCGACAACGACAACGGCACGTTGATGAAGCTGTTCATGGACAATGGCTTTCACGACGTCAGCGCCGAAGGCCAGCCGCATCCGATCAAGCAATACTTGCCGATGATTATTCTGACCGGCTTGATGTTGTTGTTCATCTTCATTGCCATGCGACGCCTGAGCGGTGCCGGGTCGCCGATGTCGTTCGGCCGAAGCCGCGGGAAGATGTATGCCCAAGAAGATATCGGCGTCACGTTCGAAGAAGTGGCCGGCATCGACGAAGCGGTGGAAGAACTACGCGAAGTCGTCGAGTTCCTCAAATCGCCGGAAAAGTTTCAACGCCTCGGCGCACGGATTCCGAAAGGGGTGTTGCTCATCGGTCCGCCCGGAACCGGAAAAACATTGCTGGCGAAGGCGATCGCGGGGGAGGCGGGTGTTCCGTTCTATAGCCTGTCGGGAAGCGATTTCGTCGAAATGTTCGTCGGCGTCGGGGCGGCCCGAGTTCGCGATATGTTTCAGCAAGCGGAAGCGAAATCTCCTTGTATCATCTTCATCGATGAACTCGACGCCCTCGGCAAGACGCGCGGCGGCAACATCGTCGGCGGCAATGACGAGCGCGAACAAACGCTCAACGCACTTCTCGTCGAAATGGACGGCTTCGTCTCGAACAACGGCGTGATCGTGCTGGCCGCGACCAATCGTCCGGAAACGCTCGACCCCGCGTTGTTGCGACCCGGCCGTTTCGATCGCCAAGTGGTCGTCGACCGGCCCGACGTGCGCGGGCGCGAAAAGATTCTGAACGTTCACGTTCATGGTGTGAAGCTCGACGAGACGGTCGACCTCAAGATGGTGGCGAAAGTGACGTCGGGTCTTGCCGGAGCCGACCTGGCGAACCTCGTGAACGAAGCGGCGCTGCTGGCGGCGCGCAAAGGAAAAACGTCCGTCGGAATGGACGAGTTCAACGAGGGGATCGATCGGGTCACCTCGGGCATGGAAAAGAAACATCGCGTCATTCAAGCCGACGAGAAGCAACGGATGGCCTACCACGAAGCGGGCCACGCACTGGCGGCTTACTCGTTGCCGAACACCTATCCGGTCCATCGCGTCTCGATCATTCCGCGCGGGCTCAATGCCCTAGCGTCGGTCATCATGCGGCCGGAAGAAGATCGATACATGACGACGCACGCCGAACTCGAAAGCTATCTGCAGATCCTCCTCGCCGGCACGATGACCGAAGAGATGATCTTCAACGACGTCTCGACCGGCGCTCAGAACGATCTCGAACGGGCCAGCGGCATCGCACGCTCGATGGTGATGGACTTCGGCATGAGCCGACTCGGCCGCGTGACCTATCGGGCCAGCAACCGCTCGCCGTTCATAGCAAGCTCGCGCGATATGGCAAACGACCACACGATCAGCGAGAAAACGGCCCGTGAAATAGATGAAGAAGTGAAACGAATCATCAGTGCCGCGATCGAAGGGGTGCAACACATCTTGACGACGCGCAAGGCCGCACTCGTCGCAGTCGCCGAGCGTGTGCTCGAGAAGGAAGTGATCGACGGCGCGGAGTTGAAACAAATCGTCGAAGCGAATTCGACCGGGCCGTTCCTCATGCCGGGCACGGAAGGGCGGCGCTATACCTCGACCGCGCCGCGCGAGGTGCCGCCGGTCGCACGAGACTTGATCGAGCCCCCGCAACTGCTGGACGACCGCTCGCAAGGGCAGGGGTAG
- a CDS encoding inositol-3-phosphate synthase, with the protein MARNRIGVWFIGAKGGVASTAIVGLLALKKGLTQTTALVSELPQFKSLDLIDWKDLVIGGHEIRELKSYEEAMRMSTESRAIDGELITKLKSELEKLDKVIRPGTVANCGSTIEGLASAAVKATKSETPRETIARIQGDLKKFAEENKLAHVIVINVASTEPPVDPAQFPAKWSELDKLIDKPRKCTLPASSLYAIAALDLGFSHLNFTPSLGTNLPAIDELARERSSRHMGYDGKTGETLLKSVLAPMFARRNLNVMSWVGHNIFGNMDGKVL; encoded by the coding sequence ATGGCTCGCAATCGAATCGGTGTTTGGTTTATCGGCGCCAAGGGAGGCGTCGCCTCGACGGCTATCGTCGGACTATTGGCGCTTAAGAAGGGTCTCACGCAAACGACCGCGCTCGTAAGCGAGTTGCCGCAGTTTAAGTCGCTCGATTTGATCGACTGGAAAGATCTCGTCATCGGCGGCCATGAGATTCGCGAGCTGAAGAGTTACGAAGAAGCGATGCGGATGAGCACCGAAAGTCGCGCCATCGACGGCGAGCTCATCACGAAGCTGAAAAGCGAACTGGAAAAGCTCGACAAGGTGATCCGGCCCGGCACGGTCGCGAATTGCGGTTCGACGATCGAAGGCCTTGCTTCGGCGGCTGTGAAAGCGACGAAGAGCGAAACGCCGCGCGAAACGATCGCCCGCATTCAAGGCGATCTCAAGAAGTTCGCCGAAGAGAATAAGCTGGCTCATGTGATCGTCATCAACGTCGCTTCGACGGAGCCTCCGGTCGACCCGGCGCAGTTCCCGGCCAAGTGGAGCGAGCTCGATAAGCTGATCGACAAGCCGCGCAAATGCACGCTGCCCGCAAGTTCGCTCTACGCGATCGCCGCGCTCGATCTCGGGTTCTCGCATTTGAACTTCACGCCGTCGCTTGGTACGAACCTGCCGGCGATCGACGAATTGGCTCGCGAACGAAGCTCGCGCCACATGGGCTACGACGGCAAGACGGGCGAGACGCTGCTCAAGAGCGTGTTGGCCCCGATGTTCGCCCGCCGCAATTTGAACGTCATGAGTTGGGTCGGTCACAACATCTTCGGCAACATGGACGGCAAAGTTCT